The Chelonoidis abingdonii isolate Lonesome George chromosome 11, CheloAbing_2.0, whole genome shotgun sequence genomic interval gctggctgttcctccccagctctgccccgcaCCATCGGAAGCATCTCAATCTGGATCTGGTTTTGGGTCAGAGCTCTAGAGTGTAGAAACTCCACACCTCGGCCCCCCAGAGATTAAGGGGGTGAGAACTCTGCACCCCAAGGGACATACAAGCGCTCCCAGCTCTCCAACCCCGCCCCAGTCACACAGGAACCCGAACCCGAACCCGAGCTGCAGGCCCAGGGCAAGGTGGGTTGAAGAGAAGCAATGTCTGCAATGTATGTCCGACCCCATGGAACCCCATTGGCACCAAAACCCTTCACTGGCCCCAGATGATAGCCCCCCCAGcctcatttaaatatttaaaggaacTGCACTCCAGCAGTGGATGGGACTAGCAGAAGGAAAATGTGCCGCTCTCCATTACACGGACCCGCCCCCGGGGCCAGAGGACCCCTTACctggggggtgtttttttgcaCACAGCTCCATGGCATCCACGTCCAGCTAGTCAGGCCCATGGGAGACCCTGCAtcgaggggaagggggagagaaacacGTCAGGAGAGCCAGAGaccccccttcccaccctgcaGCTCCAGGACCCACAGCCTAGAAAGTGCTGGCAGCTTCTATGgctccccccaactccctcctgggggctgagggaggggagggaattgggAGTGATTGTGATCAAGTCAAACTGACCAGAGCCAACACAGCCTGAACCCCTCAGTGCCAACCAGTGATGTCCCCCCTGTCCCCACTGCATACAGACCTCTGTCCATGCTCCTCGGTTCCGACctacagccccctgctaccccagccctgccccccatcgcTTAGCAGTTGTTCTAAAAAGTCCCTAGATACACCCCAgtctctgcacccccttcccactcTGGGGTATAGTCCTGGGCATCCCGTGCCTGATGGGGCCCGTGGGGAGTggaggcagccccagctgggggagCTGCTCCCTAGGAGCCTCCCCGCCCAGCAGGGTGAGCGACTCCTGCCTGGCCAGGACACTGCTCAGCTACGCAGCCCCAGGACACATGGCTGTGGGAtcctggggcagggctcagacccCTCACATCTGGCTCGCTGAGCCTCCTCCCACGTGGGCAGCCAGGAGCTAGGATGGCAGCCGCTTGCTTGTAGCCGacctgctccaggctgggagttgggggaatGCACAGTACAGGCCCCATTCACAAGCTGTCAACAGAGGCGCTGCATATGGTGCAGGCCTGGAACCACCATCCCttgtgcccaggcctggccctcccagcctgccccagacACACCCGATGAGCCAAGTGACTAGGCCGCACAGCTCTGCGCATGGCCCCCGAGGAGACACAGAGCTCAGGGCCGGCCCCAGGAGTCTGAGACAGTCGCTGCTGGGATCAGCATGGCGGGAGCCTCAGAACAATCAGACCTGGGGCGATAGGGAATCACGCAGCCCCACGCATGGCAGCACCCGGGGGCTTGACTGTTTCCTGTCCAGTGTCCgtgggcagcaggagcagcagcgtCTGGAGCTCTTGCCTGAGGACGTGCCTGGCCCACCCCACAGGGAGATGTCTTCAACCCACCCAGAGAGCCGGAGCCCCAGGCATTCAGCTCCCATGCAGAGCACCCTGCCCAGGGAAGAGAGATAGCTGGAGGCTGCTCCCAGAGACCCTAGCGCAGGGAAACTGGGCACAAGGCCCTGTCCTAGATCTCTTTGCACTATGTCCTAGGAGCCCCAGAGAGGCTGCAGGCAGTTTGACCAGAGCCCCACATGGGTATGTCAGAGCCACTGGCAGCACAGAGAGTACAGCCCCatgcaccccactcccctgctccagcaTCTCCCCAACtttcagaggggaaactgaggcacagaggctggCTGGCCCAGTGGCTCGGGTGCTGGTCTGTGACTTGGAAGAcctaggttcagttcccagctctgagacAGTCTCCCTGTGAAGTGGGGagggtctctctctccctgggtGTCTGTGCAGCCTCTGGCACGAGGGGGTTCCAATATGCTGCTGCCAGAGCATCCCCAGCTCGACTCTGACTCCCCTTCAGGCTCCTGGAGActcccccagggctccctctccccaaatAACACTGCCACGGGCCTCCATCAGTGACACACTCAGCACAGAATGGGGCCACGGAGGTGTCACTGAGGCAAGAGCCTGAATAGTGGGGAAAGGCCGCACAGGCAGTGGCATGGCCGGGCAGAGAACTCAGGTGTCCTGGCTGCTCATCATGCCCCTGTGTGTGGTCACGAGGTGCAGGTCAGTGAGCCAGGCCCAGCAGCCACCACACGACCTGAGAGCTGAGGGACAGGAAATGGAGGGGGATGGGTCAGAGGCAGTAGGTGCAGAGACCAtaatgaaggggggaggggggagcctgaAGCATATGGAGCCccgagatggggggtggggggagggcccccacttcacccccctccctgccccatgcccacaCCGCTGGGGACTCCAcaggtggcagcagctgggcctTGGGGGCAGAGGACACTCCAGGAGGGGCTACCCAGAGCAGAGAGACCAAGCCAAGGGTGCAGGGGCACCACAATCTAGTAGCCAAGGCCCAGCcaggagcccggactcctgggttctctccccagctctgggaggggagcgggagtctagtggttagagcagagcgggctgggagccaggactcctgggttctctcccagctctgggagggcagtgggggctggtgggttagagcagggtgggactgggagccaggactcctgggttctctcccagctctgggagggcagtgggggctggtgggttagagcagggggggctgggagccaggactcctgggttctctcctcagctctgggaagggagcgGGCTCTAGTGGCAGGTGAACAGGTCTCCTCACCCCCACCAGGGGCCTGTAACCCCTACAGTGTTGGGGGCAGACAGCTCGGACTGCACACAGGGCCTCCGTCTCCCTCTGCCCGCACAGTGCCCAGTGCCACAAGGCTGCAGCACCAGACCTCTcctgcctggctgcagctgctcGGAGGAGGCTGACCTGGGACAGGGCACCCAGTTGGGACACCAGGGAGCTcggttccattcctggctttgccaccaGCTCCCCGAGGGCCCTTGGACGCATCACTGATGCCCTCTGGGCCTCCGTTGCCAACCATAAAAGGAGAGAATAATCCTGCCTAGGCCCATTCAGATGCTGATTGCAGGGACTGCGTTTCCCCGGGTCTGcacagcgcccagcacaatgggcgGCCCCAGTCCTCAGTCCACCTGGCACAAGGGGGTGGCCCCAGGTTCTCAGTCAGGGCCCGGCACAAGGGGGCAGCCCTCAGTCTCGGGCGGGGCCCCCCAGGTGCTACTCTGACGGCAGAATAAGACTAAAAGGAACAGCCCCAGGGGACCTGGCTGATTTCTGTGCCCAGGGGCCAGTTGGGCTCCCACAGCCCctggtggcgggggggggagaagagcGCCCCAAAACCCACCTGCCAGGTTTAAATATGTCCCCAGCGCATTTGGAGCCAAACCCAGCTGGGCTGggaccctcccctcccagctccccccacacGCGGTCAGACCCGTGGGGCGCGGTCCCCACGTGGGGGTTGCGGGGGGGCTAAGCTCCAGCTGGGGCGTACAGAGCTCGGGGGTAAATCTGTGCCTCTTGCACGGGGGATCTGGTCCCCCCCACACCAGGGAGCGGCCCAGGCCGGGATGCGGCGCGGGCCGCGGGGGCTCTCCCAGCCTGGGTGACACGAAAGCAGATTCGGCTCCAGCCGCAACCAGAGCCAGAGCCGGGCCGCACAGCGCCCCACAGCCCGCGCCAAAGACCGGAGCGGGGCTGGGAAAACCCTTCCCCACGGCGTCCCCCGCTGCCGGGCGGAGAACCTGGGAGCGGATCCCGCATCGTCCCCCTGCCTCCCCNNNNNNNNNNNNNNNNNNNNNNNNNNNNNNNNNNNNNNNNNNNNNNNNNNNNNNNNNNNNNNNNNNNNNNNNNNNNNNNNNNNNNNNNNNNNNNNNNNNNNNNNNNNNNNNNNNNNNNNNNNNNNNNNNNNNNNNNNNNNNNNNNNNNNNNNNNNNNNNNNNNNNNNNNNNNNNNNNNNNNNNNNNNNNNNNNNNNNNNNNNNNNNNNNNNNNNNNNNNNNNNNNNNNNNNNNNNNNNNNNNNNNNNNNNNNNNNNNNNNNNNNNNNNNNNNNNNNNNNNNNNNNNNNNNNNNNNNNNNNNNNNNNNNNNNNNNNNNNNNNNNNNNNNNNNNNNNNNNNNNNNNNNNNNNNNNNNNNNNNNNNNNNNNNNNNNNNNNNNNNNNNNNNNNNNNNNNNNNNNNNNNNNNNNNNNNNNNNNNNNNNNNNNNNNNNNNNNNNNNNNNNNNNNNNNNNNNNNNNNNNNNNNNNNNNNNNNNNNNNNNNNNNNNNNNNNNNNNNNNNNNNNNNNNNNNNNNNNNNNNNNNNNNNNNNNNNNNNNNNNNNNNNNNNNNNNNNNNNNNNNNNNNNNNNNNNNNNNNNNNNNNNNNNNNNNNNNNNNNNNNNNNNNNNNNNNNNNNNNNNNNNNNNNNNNNNNNNNNNNNNNNNNNNNNNNNNNNNNNNNNNNNNNNNNNNNNNNNNNNNNNNNNNNNNNNNNNNNNNNNNNNNNNNNNNNNNNNNNNNNNNNNNNNNNNNNNNNNNNNNNNNNNNNNNNNNNNNNNNNNNNNNNNNNNNNNNNNNNNNNNNNNNNNNNNNNNNNNNNNNNNNNNNNNNNNNNNNNNNNNNNNNNNNNNNNNNNNNNNNNNNNNNNNNNNNNNNNNNNNNNNNNNNNNNNNNNNNNNNNNNNNNNNNNNNNNNNNNNNNNNNNNNNNNNNNNNNNNNNNNNNNNNNNNNNNNNNNNNNNNNNNNNNNNNNNNNNNNNNNNNNNNNNNNNNNNNNNNNNNNNNNNNNNNNNNNNNNNNNNNNNNNNNNNNNNNNNNNNNNNNNNNNNNNNNNNNNNNNNNNNNNNNNNNNNNNNNNNNNNNNNNNNNNNNNNNNNNNNNNNNNNNNNNNNNNNNNNNNNNNNNNNNNNNNNNNNNNNNNNNNNNNNNNNNNNNNNNNNNNNNNNNNNNNNNNNNNNNNNNNNNNNNNNNNNNNNNNNNNNNNNNNNNNNNNNNNNNNNNNNNNNNNNNNNNNNNNNNNNNNNNNNNNNNNNNNNNNNNNNNNNNNNNNNNNNNNNNNNNNNNNNNNNNNNNNNNNNNNNNNNNNNNNNNNNNNNNNNNNNNNNNNNNNNNNNNNNNNNNNNNNNNNNNNNNNNNNNNNNNNNNNNNNNNNNNNNNNNNNNNNNNNNNNNNNNNNNNNNNNNNNNNNNNNNNNNNNNNNNNNNNNNNNNNNNNNNNNNNNNNNNNNNNNNNNNNNNNNNNNNNNNNNNNNNNNNNNNNNNNNNNNNNNNNNNNNNNNNNNNNNNNNNNNNNNNNNNNNNNNNNNNNNNNNNNNNNNNNNNNNNNNNNNNNNNNNNNNNNNNNNNNNNNNNNNNNNNNNNNNNNNNNNNNNNNNNNNNNNNNNNNNNNNNNNNNNNNNNNNNNNNNNNNNNNNNNNNNNNNNNNNNNNNNNNNNNNNNNNNNNNNNNNNNNNNNNNNNNNNNNNNNNNNNNNNNNNNNNNNNNNNNNNNNNNNNNNNNNNNNNNNNNNNNNNNNNNNNNNNNNNNNNNNNNNNNNNNNNNNNNNNNNNNNNNNNNNNNNNNNNNNNNNNNNNNNNNNNNNNNNNNNNNNNNNNNNNNNNNNNNNNNNNNNNNNNNNNNNNNNNNNNNNNNNNNNNNNNNNNNNNNNNNNNNNNNNNNNNNNNNNNNNNNNNNNNNNNNNNNNNNNNNNNNNNNNNNNNNNNNNNNNNNNNNNNNNNNNNNNNNNNNNNNNNNNNNNNNNNNNNNNNNNNNNNNNNNNNNNNNNNNNNNNNNNNNNNNNNNNNNNNNNNNNNNNNNNNNNNNNNNNNNNNNNNNNNNNNNNNNNNNNNNNNNNNNNNNNNNNNNNNNNNNNNNNNNNNNNNNNNNNNNNNNNNNNNNNNNNNNNNNNNNNNNNNNNNNNNNNNNNNNNNNNNNNNNNNNNNNNNNNNNNNNNNNNNNNNNNNNNNNNNNNNNNNNNNNNNNNNNNNNNNNNNNNNNNNNNNNNNNNNNNNNNNNNNNNNNNNNNNNNNNNNNNNNNNNNNNNNNNNNNNNNNNNNNNNNNNNNNNNNNNNNNNNNNNNNNNNNNNNNNNNNNNNNNNNNNNNNNNNNNNNNNNNNNNNNNNNNNNNNNNNNNNNNNNNNNNNNNNNNNNNNNNNNNNNNNNNNNNNNNNNNNNNNNNNNNNNNNNNNNNNNNNNNNNNNNNNNNNNNNNNNNNNNNNNNNNNNNNNNNNNNNNNNNNNNNNNNNNNNNNNNNNNNNNNNNNNNNNNNNNNNNNNNNNNNNNNNNNNNNNNNNNNNNNNNNNNNNNNNNNNNNNNNNNNNNNNNNNNNNNNNNNNNNNNNNNNNNNNNNNNNNNNNNNNNNNNNNNNNNNNNNNNNNNNNNNNNNNNNNNNNNNNNNNNNNCCCCAGCCCTCGTGCACTaaaccagccccccccccgccccctcccacagtCTCCTCTGGCTATTTTCTGATGTGCAAGAGCAGAACTTCTGCTGTGGCCCTAACAACAGTTACTGAAACCATTATTACCAGCATGTCTGCTGTGGCCAGCTCAGGGCCCGGAAGCGCCAGCTGCTGGCCATTTCATGTCGATACCACCGGCGAGGGGAAGGACCGAGAAATCGGAGAAATCTCTTGGATCCACGCACGAGGATGCCAGAGGAACCCCAGCATCCTGCACCGAGCAGCCACTATGTGTCAATTGCACCGGAATCTATCAGTTGCTCTTGCCAGGATGGGACCTGCTGGTTATTTCCCCAGTGCTGACTTGCAGAGTAGCAGGGCACTTCTCCCCTTCTGCAGTGCTGCCAGGCCTGGGGATCTCGGGTCGCCAGTGGGGCAAGAGTGCTGTCCCCGAtcccctctctcctgctcacAAGCCAGCCTGTGCCATCTCTGCTTGGGATTTACCTAGAGCCTTCAATCTGTCCGTGTCTGCCCATCTGTAACAGCAGGTTGACCCTGGAGGATGCTGCAGGTAGGGACTGTGACTCAGACCTGTGTCTGCGCAGGCTTCACCCAGGGGTGTTAAGGGCAGAAAGATTTCCTGCCCCTCCTATGCCCTGTCTGGCCCAGCCTCCTGCACAAGGATGGATGGCAAAGCTCAGCCCATCTCCGCTCTCAGCTGGGGCTTTTCATGGGCAACTCCACGAACAGCTGGTAGACAGCAGAGCCCACAACTGGATGTGCTGGGGGGTGCCCCCTCCAGAGCACACAGGGCAAGAGGCGTGTCAGACGTGCCAAGGGACACAGAGCCAGGGCATTGGTGGGAAGAGGGCATTACACTGAGCACATGCTGGGCtttgggatgcagggagggaggtggcccGGGGGCCAAAGCCCAGCCCTGGCACAGacattgggggggcgggggcatgcCACAAACCAGAGCAGACTGAAGCCCTGTTCAATGCCAAGGTGCAGTTGGCAGGGGCTGGGTCCCAGCAAAGAGCCATGCAATGCAGCACCACGGGGCCCTGGGGTAAATGAAAGGGGGCGGGTGCTCCTGAGCCAGACCCGGCCAGGGCTGTGTTTTAGGACAGGAaaggggatgcaggagggggtggcagCTGCTGGAGGGCAGAGAATGTGCCCCACGccctttccctgctctgtgcccctggccagcagcccagcccaccaCAGGCAGGAGCTGCCACCAGAGTTGGTTACATTTCCTGTTGGCTGAAGGgctcagcctggggcagggcagaaccCAGAGAcgtgtcccccaccccctccatgggGCTCGAGCTCTCTCTGACCAGCTAAAGGGAACCAGGCAGGAATGTTCCCTCCGCCGGCCCCACCCAGGCCTCTGCCAAGGAGACAGTGCCCAGGGAGTTTTcactctcccctttcctccagcTGCCAGCTCAGCACCAGCGCCAGGCTGGTACCCTGAGCCCCTTCTggcccccacagcacccccaccAGCAACAGGGGTTTTGCCTTCACCCCCATCGAAGACCTGGGTGCCCCAGCCTGCCACGTATATGGAGTCACAGCCTGAAGtcccagggctggtgcagccGCAGCAGGAGCCCACGGAGAGGGCACTAACCAGAACCAGCCGCCCCGTGGCCCCTGGGGGATGCCCTTGCTCCTGCATTCACGATGCCCAGCATCAGCAGCTCTGTGCCCATCACCTGCCCAAGgaagcacagggccaggcagctgatctgcctgactcccagcccccgcAGGGtaagggggcatggctggggggaggcagggagcagaccAGTACACACTCCTGGGGACCTGTGTTGGAGCAGAGGGAAGCCAATGTGACTGACTGACAGATGCTGGAGGCTGACCCAGTCAGGGCACAGGAGCAGCTCTTCCTCTCCAGTTCACACAGCCTGGGCCATGCGGGAAGGTGACCATGGTCCCAGGGGCCAAGGGCTCCGACCTCTGGAGGATCAcatgctgggaactgtggccCATGTGGCTGCTGTTGGCCCCATTTCATGCCAGTTCAGCCCAGCCTCAGGGCTCCCGCTAGGAGCCGCCTAGGATGGGGGCACCTGCCGTGACCTTTgttttggggcaggggagaggggctgcagcagcctGAACTGCCCAGTGCCCCCCGCAGGGTGGGCAGCATGGTCTCTGCACAGGCTGACTCTCAGCTCTGTGCCCCCCGAGGCGCTTTGCATAGCAGTACCCAGAATGCTTAGCACCTCGTGGCATGAGGTCAGACTTCAGGCACCAGAGTTCCAGTTGGCTCCTCTCCGCAACTCATCAGATGTGTGTCAACTCCCTGCCTCTGCAGCGAAATCAGCCGGGTTCCTGGGCACCTAGGGGTGGCCCATCCTTACCTACGCAGGgtgctgggacagagagagaagccCCACTATGTTCCTGGGGTGGGGACAGCTTGGGAAAGGCAGcaccctccccactccaaccACCCCACACACCTCACTGTTCCCCTGCTCACCCCAGAAGTGTGTAGGCGCCCACCACGCTGCAGGGgcccctcattcctgacctgcagcccctacAGCTTGTCACTGCCCTGACTGCAGCGTGCCAGGCAGGCAGCTCGGCAAAGCGGCCTCGGACCAGTCCCAGGCCCAGTCCCTGCAAGGGGCCATGGGGAGGTGCTGGCAGAGCCAGAGTGCGTGTAACTAGCTGGCACAGGACAGAACCATGCAGgcaggagggcagagccagggtgggCAAGCCCTGCAGCCAGCGCTGCCAGCAATACCCCAGAGCCATTCGCCACAGGGGTGTTCGCCTCTGGGCCAAGGATTCTTCACCCCTCGGGGTGCTCTAGCAGCTGGGGTAAGCTTGAGCTCCATCCCAGAGCAGTCGCGCTCTCCCCACCAAGTGCCATGCCCTCAACCCAGGCTCAGTGCTACCCGGCTAAGGGGTCTCCATTATCCCAGCACCACACAGCCCTCAGAGCTACTGCATGCCCATCACCTCCAGGGCAGGCCACCAACCCCATCTCATTCTAGTCAGTGGCTGCACATGGGAGGGGAGGtgccaaccccttcccccagcacccagaccggGGACAGAGCGGGACAcgggctctgccctgccccgacGAGCACCAGGCACTCCCAGACAGCTCACACCACACCTGTAGCAGAAATAGACTTTATTCCTCTGCATGTACACAGCACCCCTGTACTGCAGCTCAGTGAGCCCCCTGGAAAGCTGGCAGCCCATCTGGCACAAGGCACCCGGGCCTGGCGTAGCCTCGGGTTTCACTGCTGGGCTTCAGACACGCCTGCAATACAGGGCAGCTGGAGTGAGAGTGCCCCCCTGGTTCTCACCCCAGCACCCATCAGCAGACCCAGAAGAGAGGCCAAGGGAGCGAGCGAGCACCTGCCAGGCTTGCAATGGGGCAGAGCCGCCAGCCAGCCAGGCCCCACCTGTCGGACCAGATGAACTAtcaaagccccagccctgagcctgctacCACTGTCCCATCCCAAGTGCAGATGGGGCCTCATTCCTGCCCCATCTGAGAGCCCCAAGCAGCTGCCACTGCCTGGGCCCAGGCCTTGAGGAGCTGGCCTCAGGCTTaaccctgctgccagctgagcccGAGCCCTCTGGGGGCTGAATCCAGGAGTCCCGAGCTCCCTCCCCAGATCActgcagcaggcagtgcccaACTCAGAAATGTGTCTCCACCAGTCACCCTGCTGCCTGGCAGCCAGCCAAGGCTCAATGCAGCTGGAGGCAGTCACCCCGTCTCCCCTGGCAGCCAGCAAGGGAAGGCtgaaaatgcagagtcccccagggCCTAGGAAGTAGGGATGCTTGTGCCCTCCGTCCTGGCACTCCCCCCCAGGGTTACGTACAGGGACTCCCAGGGATGCTCCAAGGGAAGCCAGGGCTATCGGCTTGAGAACCAGCCATGGAAGAAGGTCTCCAGGAAGGAGAAGGGGTGGCCCAGGTTTGGAGTGCGGAGTTCCCCCCGCTGCTGCCAGTCACCCACAAACTGCGCCAGCTCTCCTGGAGAACAGAAGGAAGGATCAATAGAACCGAGTGCTCCCAGACAGTCCCCAATAACCCTTCCCTGACTCCCCCACTGGCTCCAttctccacccacccccaggcccaaccagtggcagagcccagccccaggcccaCACTCACCATCCTCCGGGATGGTGTCCTCTTCCTGAGGGTCCTTGCCTTGCCCGCCCTCTGGGATGGTGGTGACTAGGGTCTGATCCCCTCTGCGGCGGGTAACAACGGTCTCTCTGCGCCCCTGGCTGTCCTGCACTGTCCGACTTTCCTCCACGGTCTGAGGACAGAACGGCAGGCACTCGTCACACCCAGCCCGGAGCAGCCCTGGTCCCTCCGGCCCCACCCATGGGAGCCCAAGTCACAGCAGGCAGTGCAGTGTGGGCACTGAGGCTGAGTCGAGAGCCAGGGACTATCCCAGCCCCCAGCAGGAGCCACACCGAACACGCCCCGCTCCCAGGCCGCCGTATGCGAGCCCCCAGTGAGCAAGGAGGAGACGGCCCTTTCCGCCACAGCCCCGAGGAGTCGCCCCCTTGATGCCTGGCCACGCAGCACTCACCCCATCAGGCCCCGTCACCGTGGTGACGGACACACTCTGGAAATAAGAGTGGGCCTTTGGCTCGCCCGGTCGCAGGACAGTCTCCAGCCCCTCCGAGGAGACTCGGGAATCCAGATCTGTGCAGAGGATGGAAATAcatgagccaggagctcagggacccCATCCTGGGAAGGGCCCAGGAGAGAGTGGGGCTCTGCAACCATGATCCCAAGATGTGTCTCGTGCCCCAGacggagcagcaggagctcaggtcTCAGGGCCCTGGCGCCCCCTCTCAGTCCAGGGAGCTCCAGAACAGCACCTACCACTGCCAGAACAGCCTGGCAGTCCCAGCTGCACCCTCCCCCAAAGCTCAGACCCTCATGCAATCCCCCCAGGGCACAATAGGCACTGACCTTTGTCCTCTCTGGCACTCGGGGGAGCCGGATGCATCTCTCCCAGCTAGGATGGAAAGCAAAGAGCCAGTTAATGGAGGGTGGGGGTATTACAGTGGTAAACAGGGCAAGTGATGGGGCCTCCGATGGCTTGTTACAGACCTGTCTGGCTCTCTGGCGGGGCCTATCCCCACCAGCTTGTGCCAGCACCTGCCAGGAGGGCCCCTGCTATCCCCTGAGGTACCAACAGAGAGCAAGGGCAGCACCCCTGCCATGCCAGCAATGAGAGAGATGGCTGCTGCGAGACCCAGATGAGAAGGCTCCTGTGCGTTCACTCACCCCAGCAAATGGCCGCCAAGGCCTCATGCCTGGGGCTGCCGGGCCCACACTGTCCCCCAAGTCCCTCCCAGGGACCGGGCCCTCTGCAAAGCTCCTGGGCTGGTGACTGTCCGGATATTTGAGCATCGAGTCCCGCAGCGCCTGCCGTTTCTGCTCCTCACTCAGGTGGCCCGAGGCAGGTGGGGCGGCCTCAGTGCCAGGAAGCTctagggagcagagagggaaagCAGCACATCACACCCCTGTTCTACTAACAGCCCTCAGCCATGTATCCCTCGCCCCATGCTGCTGTCCCAACCCTGGgctacccccaccccagggccgcTGGTGCTCCTCAATCCTGACTTGCAGTCCGTTATCTCTAGGTGCTCTCTCCAGCAGATGATGCCAATCAAACAGCAGGGGCTAGGGAAATCACTGGCGATGGAGCTGTCTGCTCAGAGCCATACCAGCCCCATACAGGGAAAGGCCCAGCACAGCACCCTACCGAAGGGCTGGCAGGGCAGGGTCCAGGCCCCCATCTCGTTGAACAGCTCGTTAAAGTCACGGAAAAGCTCATCAAAGCCAAAGTTGTCATGGAAGCGCATCCCGCCAAAGCTGAACCCAAAG includes:
- the HAX1 gene encoding HCLS1-associated protein X-1 isoform X3; translated protein: MRFHDNFGFDELFRDFNELFNEMGAWTLPCQPFELPGTEAAPPASGHLSEEQKRQALRDSMLKYPDSHQPRSFAEGPVPGRDLGDSVGPAAPGMRPWRPFAGLGEMHPAPPSAREDKDLDSRVSSEGLETVLRPGEPKAHSYFQSVSVTTVTGPDGESWRSLWVTGSSGGNSALQTWATPSPSWRPSSMAGSQADSPGFPWSIPGSPCVSEAQQ
- the HAX1 gene encoding HCLS1-associated protein X-1 isoform X4; this encodes MRFHDNFGFDELFRDFNELFNEMGAWTLPCQPFELPGTEAAPPASGHLSEEQKRQALRDSMLKYPDSHQPRSFAEGPVPGRDLGDSVGPAAPGMRPWRPFAGLGEMHPAPPSAREDKDLDSRVSSEGLETVLRPGEPKAHSYFQSVSVTTVTGPDGTVEESRTVQDSQGRRETVVTRRRGDQTLVTTIPEGGQGKDPQEEDTIPEDGVSEAQQ
- the HAX1 gene encoding HCLS1-associated protein X-1 isoform X1 yields the protein MRFHDNFGFDELFRDFNELFNEMGAWTLPCQPFELPGTEAAPPASGHLSEEQKRQALRDSMLKYPDSHQPRSFAEGPVPGRDLGDSVGPAAPGMRPWRPFAGLGEMHPAPPSAREDKDLDSRVSSEGLETVLRPGEPKAHSYFQSVSVTTVTGPDGTVEESRTVQDSQGRRETVVTRRRGDQTLVTTIPEGGQGKDPQEEDTIPEDGELAQFVGDWQQRGELRTPNLGHPFSFLETFFHGWFSSR
- the HAX1 gene encoding HCLS1-associated protein X-1 isoform X2, whose translation is MRRRRRPLIWELPGTEAAPPASGHLSEEQKRQALRDSMLKYPDSHQPRSFAEGPVPGRDLGDSVGPAAPGMRPWRPFAGLGEMHPAPPSAREDKDLDSRVSSEGLETVLRPGEPKAHSYFQSVSVTTVTGPDGTVEESRTVQDSQGRRETVVTRRRGDQTLVTTIPEGGQGKDPQEEDTIPEDGELAQFVGDWQQRGELRTPNLGHPFSFLETFFHGWFSSR